Below is a genomic region from Bacteroidales bacterium.
TTGATAACAGGCATTGAAATATTTTATAAGGTTTTGCATTAATTTTTATTAGAATTCAAGGTAATAATTTAAAAGACTAAAGTAATATTTTTTATGATTTTGAATTATAATTGCATCACTTATCGTAATTTTAACGTATTAATTAATAGTAAAACAAAAAAGATGAATCTTCACGAAAAATTGATTATCGTATTTTTAGTAATTATTACTTTTGCTTGTGATAACAAAATAAGTACGGAAGACGGAAAATTGATAACACATTCGTTATGCAAAAATGGAAAGAACTTAGTGTATGAAACAAATGAAACATGTGTTGAATATTCTTATAATACAGAAAGTAAAACTCTGAATTTGAAACATATAAATACTGCTTTTAATTGTTGCCCGGGCAAATTGTATTGTGATATTTCCGTGAAAAACGATACAATTATTCTTGAAGAAATTGAGCGGAAGCAAGATTGTAATTGCTTGTGTTTGTATGACATGGAAGCTGACGTTTATAATATTGAAGCGAAAAGTTATGTCATAAAATACATTGAACCTTATATCGGATATTATGATGAACTGATTTTTGAAATTGATTTATCAGTAAATATTTCAGGTAATTATTGTCAGGAAAGAAATAATTATCCTTGGGGGATTAATAATTGATTTTTATATTGAATAATGAAAAAAGGAAGGTTTTATTTATTTATAGTTGTACCAATAATATTTATGCTGGTAAGTGCTTGTGTAAAAGGTAAATGTGAAACTTGTACTAAAACAATTGGGGGTATAGCCGGAAGTATATTAATTGAAGAGAGAGTAGTATGCGATGAAAATCAAATAAAAGAATTAGAAGAATCTTCATCGGGAACTACTGTTTGGTCATGTGAAGAATAAATGTTTATGATAACCGATGGAAATTGAATGGATTAAGCATACGTATATATTTTTACTTTTGCAAAAACTATGTGACCTTTAATATTATAAACATATGAAAAAGATAATTACAATACTTACAATCTTTTTATTAATAAATACTTGTGATTTAGATAAAAGTGATATAATCTGTACTGAAATTTTTGCAATGGTTACAATAAAAGTAACAGGCGGAGATTTAGATGAGTATTATACTGTCAGAACATCAACAAATGATACAATTCGTCCTTATCAGTATGCTTTTAATGATGCATATACAGTGCTGGATGATAATTATTTGCCGGACTTAAGAAATGATAAAGATGACTTTATTTTTATCGGAATAATTAATAATCAAATTGTTATTTCAGAAAAATTTGTTATCAAGGCAGATGATTGTCATATTATTAAAGTAAGGGGACCGGATTTGGTTGACTTAAAGTAAAACAAAAATAATTTGTTGAAGAGCAATTGCAAAACAAAAAAGAAGAAATAAACCCAAAAATCATAAAGGGTTGTGTGAAAGGCGATATGAAGCATCAAGAGATGCTTTACAGACAATTCTATGCCTACGGAATGAGTATAACTTTACGATATACAAAGAGTAGAGAAGAGGCAATTGAAGTTTTAAACGACAGTTTTTTGAAAGTATTTAATAACATTAAAAAATTCGATATAAATAAGTCGTTTAAAAGTTGGTTCAGGCAAATTACGGTAAATACGTCTATTGATTATTATCGTAAAAGCAAACGAATGATTTTAACCGATGATATTGAAAATTATGAATCAGCAACATTCGACACAACAGAAATTAACGAGCTGGAAGTTGAAGATATATTAAAACTGTTGAACTCAATACCCGAACATTATGCCGTTATATTTAATTTATACGAAATTGAAGGATTTGACCATAACGAAATTGCGGAAAAGTTAAATATTTCCGACAGTACGTCCAGAGCAAATTTATCCAGAGCAAAAAAAATGCTTCGAGAGTTATATGCAGAAAATTTTCATTATAAAGATAAAGAGTATGTGAAAGTTTTAGTGAGTTAATGTTAGGTCGGCAGTTTAATTCAATAAAAAAGATTTAAATAATAAAGTTTAGATTATATATAAAAAAATGCAGGAATCGTTTGATGAAAAAATGAGCAATAAAATTCGCAGCACATTTGAGAACTATAATGAACCGTTCAATAATGATGCTTGGAAATTAATGCAAGAAAAACTAACCGATAAAAAAAAGAAAAAAGCATTTATTTGGTTTATAGATATTGCAAAAGCTGCATCAATAATTTTATTTGTCGGGATTGGAGTTTTATGGCCTTTTAAAACCAACCATCAATTTTCGAATACTGATAATTCAATTTTAGTAAATGACAGTACATTTAAAAATAAAGAAATAACGGATAAAAATAACATACTTAACATTGCCTATAACTCTAATAAAACAGATAAACAAGAATTTGTAAAAAAAGACAATTCAATTGTTAAACAGCCATTTAAAGAAATTCAAAATAATAATACTAAACAGAATTATATTACAGATAATAAGATTGAAATTAATATAAACAGAGTTTTAAATGATTCTGTTAAAAATGAAGAAGAACAAGAAAAAAAGATTTTTGCTGATTTAGCAAAGGTCGTTGATAAAGACAGCATTAACAATAAAACATCAATTGATACGGTAAAAGATAA
It encodes:
- a CDS encoding sigma-70 family RNA polymerase sigma factor, which gives rise to MKHQEMLYRQFYAYGMSITLRYTKSREEAIEVLNDSFLKVFNNIKKFDINKSFKSWFRQITVNTSIDYYRKSKRMILTDDIENYESATFDTTEINELEVEDILKLLNSIPEHYAVIFNLYEIEGFDHNEIAEKLNISDSTSRANLSRAKKMLRELYAENFHYKDKEYVKVLVS